The Gemmata palustris genome includes a region encoding these proteins:
- a CDS encoding Ig-like domain-containing protein yields the protein MSQPRTYLSFETLEARENPAPLFTETFNALTPPALPTGWTSWASDGTTAFTSSTGQGADGSIGLVSSTGSRTSAMTWYPDTLPADTGAEVSLKIDSLVPVYVFARGTNLDSSDRSYLAAVVTRGLKVQLLEVNGANTRVLGTVASPSSAYLSGQWVRVSLVPEGSSVKVQVTRQDTGQYLSSTGTWQTAQTSVISTTTTLTGSGKVGVGRNGLYYGAVQLDDFSGFSTSPPPAQSGSVVESFDTTAVGAAPTGWSSWGSDSTGGFKAAPTRALSPDNGFASTGLSSTTARAWSGTDLPADVDVSAAIYLDSLIPAQVFARGTNVQGSTPTYYALTLTRGLEAKLVKVVNGTETVLASVKSSAYLSGQWVRARLTVEGNQLRVQLYRTDTRQWLTPNGTWADSPDFALALSDSSISGGGKAGIGRKAAFSGVLTVDDFEAKPIGAASGPQVDVTRVSGTGNVTGEVTFRATVTGDFNRIEFRLNNVVRAISATAPAEWTFDSTTVVNGTYTLVVRVFDQAGNVVEKDFTFTVSNPNMDPLPTPSIPKHYDYIRIAQLAYSGTPVGNAFEQYLLQNSVDLVIPNPSYLNTINGASPDTPQLIYSNVSNLYQGLLTDWLQYADRTGASRELAFYHVTKATAFQGASPSSQPVTWFWGVYQLTGTGAPTDVTSAARGGRSSNVQFGAAGTSTAVGFVEKFREMNITLARGAAAGWDGTWEYATAVDANGNPTAWKTLTLKQDGTGGLKTSGQITFDPPSDWVAAAMTPGGARLFSVRFRVTSGTAAGGAELSTIFGRDYVNANGGQSGTVPAFDYSADANHDGYLSDTEYANRQAGMDARFVYESRLFYPYYGQMRYVTNPSSAAVRHWAADYHQRLLTTYPTADGIFMDNATGKLPFPGVSVLEPTGTFSEDSGALMNAVSRAIGPKWVLANTAGGATTADPIVANSAGSFEEFLIRPMSANWSEVGDAVALINRRLTASGDPYLVIDSSPEGGSRIDGRTQLSTLAYYYMVGDPDRTFLMFFGGDSPSTSWTEHWSPAVNVDVGAPVGAMKTFATGKDPANANLTYQVFSREYENALVLYKPLSYAQGKGEGTTADNTATTHQLNGTYRVVNSNGTLGQFVTSITLRNGEGAILVKA from the coding sequence ATGTCACAACCGCGCACGTACCTTTCGTTTGAAACACTCGAAGCCCGCGAAAATCCCGCGCCCCTCTTCACCGAAACGTTCAACGCTCTGACTCCCCCGGCCCTTCCGACCGGGTGGACGTCGTGGGCGAGCGACGGGACCACCGCGTTCACGAGTTCGACCGGGCAGGGCGCGGACGGTTCCATCGGCCTCGTGTCCAGCACCGGAAGCCGCACGTCCGCGATGACGTGGTACCCGGACACGCTCCCCGCCGACACCGGGGCCGAGGTCTCGCTCAAGATCGATTCGCTCGTCCCGGTGTACGTCTTCGCCCGCGGTACCAACCTCGATTCGAGTGACCGCAGCTACCTCGCGGCGGTCGTCACGCGCGGGTTGAAGGTGCAACTACTGGAAGTCAACGGTGCGAACACGCGGGTACTGGGCACGGTCGCCTCGCCGAGTTCCGCGTACCTCTCGGGCCAATGGGTCCGCGTCTCGCTGGTACCGGAAGGCAGCAGCGTGAAGGTCCAGGTCACGCGCCAGGACACCGGCCAGTACCTCTCGTCTACCGGAACGTGGCAGACCGCGCAAACGAGTGTGATCTCTACCACGACTACCCTGACCGGGAGCGGCAAGGTCGGGGTCGGGCGGAACGGCCTCTACTACGGCGCGGTTCAGCTCGATGACTTCTCGGGGTTCAGCACCTCCCCTCCGCCCGCACAGAGCGGGAGCGTCGTGGAGTCGTTCGACACCACCGCGGTCGGCGCCGCTCCGACCGGGTGGAGCAGTTGGGGCTCCGATTCCACGGGCGGCTTCAAAGCGGCGCCCACCCGCGCCCTCAGCCCGGATAACGGCTTCGCCTCGACCGGGCTCTCAAGCACGACGGCCCGGGCGTGGTCGGGCACCGACCTACCGGCCGACGTGGACGTGTCCGCCGCGATCTACCTGGACAGCCTCATTCCCGCGCAGGTGTTCGCACGCGGGACGAACGTCCAGGGCTCCACACCGACTTACTACGCGCTGACACTCACGCGCGGGCTGGAAGCCAAGCTCGTGAAGGTGGTCAACGGCACCGAAACGGTGCTCGCGTCGGTCAAGTCGTCCGCGTACCTCAGCGGGCAGTGGGTGCGGGCGCGCCTCACCGTCGAGGGCAACCAACTGCGGGTGCAACTGTACCGCACGGACACGCGGCAGTGGCTCACGCCGAACGGCACGTGGGCCGACAGCCCGGACTTCGCTCTGGCGCTCAGTGATTCGAGTATCTCCGGCGGCGGGAAGGCCGGGATCGGGCGCAAGGCCGCGTTCTCCGGTGTCCTGACGGTCGACGACTTCGAGGCGAAGCCGATCGGCGCGGCGAGCGGTCCGCAGGTCGACGTGACGCGCGTGAGCGGGACCGGGAACGTGACGGGCGAGGTCACCTTCCGCGCGACCGTCACCGGAGACTTCAACCGCATCGAGTTCCGTCTGAACAACGTGGTGCGGGCGATCTCCGCGACCGCGCCGGCCGAGTGGACGTTCGACAGCACCACCGTGGTGAACGGCACGTACACGCTCGTCGTGCGCGTGTTCGACCAGGCGGGGAACGTCGTCGAGAAGGACTTCACGTTCACGGTGTCCAACCCGAACATGGACCCGCTACCGACCCCGTCGATCCCCAAGCACTACGACTACATCCGCATCGCGCAACTCGCGTACAGCGGCACGCCCGTCGGTAATGCGTTCGAGCAGTACCTGCTCCAGAACAGCGTCGACCTCGTGATCCCGAACCCGAGCTACCTGAACACGATCAACGGCGCCTCGCCGGACACCCCGCAGCTCATTTACAGCAACGTGAGCAACCTCTACCAGGGGCTGCTCACCGACTGGCTCCAGTACGCGGACCGCACCGGGGCGTCGCGCGAGCTCGCGTTCTACCACGTGACGAAGGCGACCGCGTTCCAGGGCGCGAGCCCGTCGTCGCAGCCGGTGACCTGGTTCTGGGGCGTGTACCAATTGACCGGCACCGGCGCCCCGACGGACGTGACCTCCGCGGCGCGCGGCGGGCGCTCGTCCAACGTGCAGTTCGGCGCCGCCGGCACGTCCACCGCGGTCGGGTTCGTGGAGAAGTTCCGCGAGATGAACATCACCCTCGCCCGCGGTGCCGCGGCCGGGTGGGACGGGACGTGGGAGTACGCGACCGCGGTGGACGCGAACGGCAACCCGACCGCGTGGAAGACGCTCACCCTGAAGCAGGACGGCACCGGCGGGCTGAAGACCTCGGGGCAGATCACCTTCGACCCGCCGAGCGACTGGGTGGCCGCCGCGATGACCCCGGGCGGCGCCCGGCTCTTCTCAGTCCGGTTCCGCGTCACGAGTGGGACCGCCGCGGGCGGCGCGGAACTGTCTACCATCTTCGGCCGGGACTACGTGAACGCGAACGGCGGGCAGTCCGGCACCGTCCCCGCGTTCGACTACTCCGCCGATGCGAACCACGACGGGTACCTGAGCGACACCGAGTACGCCAACCGGCAGGCCGGGATGGACGCGCGGTTCGTGTACGAGTCGCGTCTGTTCTACCCGTACTACGGACAGATGCGGTACGTCACGAACCCGTCGTCCGCGGCGGTGCGCCACTGGGCCGCCGACTACCACCAGCGGCTGCTGACCACGTACCCGACCGCCGACGGCATCTTCATGGACAACGCGACCGGCAAACTCCCGTTCCCCGGTGTCAGCGTCCTGGAACCGACCGGAACGTTCAGCGAGGACTCCGGCGCCCTGATGAACGCCGTGTCCCGCGCGATCGGCCCGAAGTGGGTGCTGGCGAACACGGCCGGTGGTGCGACGACCGCGGACCCGATCGTCGCGAACTCGGCCGGGTCGTTCGAGGAGTTCCTGATCCGCCCGATGAGTGCCAACTGGTCCGAAGTGGGCGACGCGGTCGCGCTCATCAACCGGCGCCTGACCGCGTCCGGCGACCCGTACCTCGTGATCGACAGCAGCCCCGAGGGGGGGAGCCGGATCGACGGGCGCACGCAGCTCTCGACGCTCGCCTACTACTACATGGTCGGCGACCCGGACCGGACGTTCCTGATGTTCTTCGGCGGCGACAGCCCCTCGACCTCGTGGACGGAGCACTGGTCCCCGGCCGTGAACGTGGACGTCGGCGCCCCGGTGGGGGCGATGAAGACGTTCGCGACGGGCAAAGACCCGGCGAACGCCAACCTCACGTACCAGGTGTTCTCGCGCGAGTACGAGAACGCTCTGGTGCTGTACAAGCCCCTCTCCTATGCGCAGGGCAAGGGCGAGGGCACGACCGCGGACAACACCGCGACGACGCACCAACTGAACGGCACCTATCGGGTCGTGAACTCGAACGGCACGCTGGGCCAGTTCGTCACGTCGATAACGCTCCGCAACGGCGAGGGCGCGATTCTCGTGAAGGCGTGA
- the pyk gene encoding pyruvate kinase has translation MTRRTKIVATLGPATDSPDALDAILRAGVDVARVNFSHGAPEEHIGRVANFRAAALRVGKFAAVLADLPGPKLRVKISSLRFLNAGDAVHFSLTNAPVDVSDLVITEPEMLADVRPGHRMLLDDGRLQLEAGETNNGRVTARVVVGGTLHPNKGLNLPDTPLTMGALTERDHTALAVAARAGVDWVAVSFVRGPEAADEVRAACAALGMNVPVLAKIERPEAVGRAGAIVAAFDAIMVARGDLGVELPLERVPTVQKALIAEARAAGKPVITATDMLDSMRNNPRPTRAEASDVANAIFDGTDAVMLSGETAVGSYPVDAVACMHRIAVETESHLRYSRSIHGAVYDAVGDDIDDPITLAACSLADEVNAAAIVTPTLSGRTARLAARNRPWASVVAVAPTDAVLQRLALVWGITPVRMTPVAPGGDRMATAVQDAFEAGTVAAGERVVILAGHPIAGGPRFPTVRVVRVGEGGTSSEP, from the coding sequence ATGACTCGCCGAACGAAGATCGTCGCCACGCTCGGGCCGGCGACCGATTCGCCGGACGCGCTGGACGCGATTCTGCGAGCCGGCGTTGATGTGGCCCGCGTGAACTTCTCGCACGGCGCACCGGAAGAGCACATCGGGCGCGTCGCGAACTTCCGCGCGGCCGCGCTGCGCGTGGGCAAGTTCGCCGCGGTCCTGGCCGACCTCCCCGGGCCGAAGCTCCGCGTGAAGATATCTTCACTGCGCTTTCTGAACGCGGGAGACGCGGTCCACTTCTCGCTCACGAACGCGCCCGTCGACGTGTCCGATCTGGTCATCACCGAACCGGAGATGCTCGCCGACGTGCGCCCCGGGCACCGGATGCTCCTCGACGACGGGCGGCTCCAACTGGAAGCGGGCGAAACCAACAACGGGCGCGTCACGGCCCGCGTCGTTGTGGGAGGCACGCTCCACCCGAACAAGGGTCTGAACCTGCCGGACACGCCCCTCACGATGGGCGCTCTCACCGAGCGCGATCACACCGCCCTGGCCGTCGCCGCGCGAGCCGGAGTGGACTGGGTCGCGGTGTCGTTCGTGCGCGGGCCGGAAGCCGCGGACGAAGTGCGCGCGGCGTGCGCCGCGCTGGGAATGAACGTCCCGGTGCTCGCGAAGATCGAGCGCCCGGAAGCGGTCGGTCGGGCCGGGGCGATTGTGGCCGCGTTCGACGCGATCATGGTGGCGCGCGGCGACCTGGGCGTCGAACTGCCCCTGGAGCGCGTCCCGACCGTACAGAAGGCGCTGATTGCAGAGGCGCGCGCCGCGGGGAAGCCGGTCATCACCGCGACCGACATGCTCGACTCGATGCGGAACAACCCGCGCCCGACGCGGGCCGAGGCGAGCGACGTGGCGAACGCGATCTTCGACGGCACCGACGCCGTGATGCTCTCGGGCGAAACGGCGGTCGGGTCGTACCCGGTCGATGCGGTCGCGTGCATGCACCGCATCGCGGTGGAAACGGAATCGCATTTGCGCTACTCGCGCTCGATCCACGGGGCCGTGTACGACGCGGTCGGCGACGACATCGATGACCCCATCACGCTGGCCGCGTGCTCGCTCGCGGACGAGGTGAACGCGGCCGCGATCGTGACGCCGACGCTCTCGGGGCGCACGGCGCGGCTGGCCGCGCGGAACCGTCCGTGGGCGAGTGTCGTGGCGGTCGCGCCCACGGACGCGGTGCTGCAGCGCCTTGCGCTCGTGTGGGGAATCACGCCCGTGCGCATGACGCCGGTTGCGCCCGGCGGCGATCGCATGGCCACCGCGGTCCAGGATGCGTTCGAGGCCGGGACGGTGGCGGCGGGTGAGCGCGTCGTGATCCTCGCCGGGCACCCGATCGCGGGCGGCCCGCGGTTCCCCACCGTCCGCGTCGTCCGCGTCGGCGAAGGCGGCACGTCCAGCGAGCCGTAA
- a CDS encoding HEAT repeat domain-containing protein produces the protein MQQPSATADDPLPALIRALRSANPVERQRAAKDLGRLGWLARDAMPALVSALDDQEAKVRETAAHAIGGMGPEALATLVMMLGHGDKYVRRNAVWALGKLGPLARPALDDLCKSLKDNDPRTASGAAQALGNMGADGAESVPQLAEAMRGTNIVLCRLASKALSQIGSPALATLIAHLQHADPFVRGESALAIGWMGVAARSAVPFLARVLRGPECPLTRTPISSLTPTSIAAEDGSQALTPAQLPVPEAASSEMTCRVYAAQALGRIGAPAAAALGDLREAARLSPEPLRQAAQQAVRQIQGA, from the coding sequence GTGCAACAACCAAGTGCGACAGCCGACGACCCGCTGCCCGCGCTCATTCGTGCGCTGCGGAGCGCGAACCCGGTGGAGCGGCAGCGCGCGGCCAAGGATCTGGGGCGCCTGGGGTGGCTCGCGCGGGACGCGATGCCCGCCCTCGTCAGCGCCCTGGACGATCAAGAAGCGAAGGTGCGCGAAACCGCCGCACATGCGATCGGTGGAATGGGGCCGGAAGCCCTCGCGACGCTCGTGATGATGCTCGGCCACGGCGACAAGTACGTGCGCCGTAACGCGGTTTGGGCGCTGGGGAAACTCGGCCCGCTCGCGCGCCCGGCCCTCGACGACCTGTGCAAGTCACTCAAAGACAACGACCCGAGAACCGCGTCCGGCGCGGCCCAGGCGCTCGGCAACATGGGCGCGGACGGTGCCGAGAGCGTTCCGCAGCTCGCGGAAGCGATGCGCGGGACGAACATCGTGCTGTGCCGACTCGCGTCCAAGGCGCTCAGTCAGATCGGGTCGCCCGCGCTCGCCACGCTCATCGCCCACCTGCAACACGCGGACCCGTTCGTGCGCGGCGAATCGGCGCTCGCGATCGGCTGGATGGGGGTCGCGGCGCGGTCCGCGGTGCCGTTCCTCGCCCGCGTGCTTCGCGGGCCGGAATGCCCCCTCACGCGCACACCGATCTCGTCACTGACACCCACATCGATTGCGGCGGAGGACGGGAGCCAGGCGCTCACCCCCGCGCAACTGCCCGTGCCCGAAGCGGCCTCGTCGGAAATGACCTGTCGCGTGTACGCGGCGCAAGCGCTGGGGCGCATCGGGGCGCCCGCGGCGGCGGCGCTGGGGGATCTGCGGGAAGCCGCGCGCCTCTCACCGGAGCCGCTGCGCCAGGCCGCCCAACAAGCCGTCCGACAAATCCAGGGCGCGTAG